The genomic interval GGTGCGCGACTTCGCGTGGCCGAAACCGGTGCTGGGGGTGGCAGAATGAACTACGAGACGATCATCGGCCTCGAGGTGCACGTCGAGCTGAAGACGGACACCAAGATCTTCTGCGGCTGCCGCAACGACAGCAAGTCGGAGCCCAACACGAACGTGTGCCCGGTCTGCCTCGGCCACCCCGGCACCCTGCCGGTGTTGAACGAGCGGGCGCTGGAGCTTGCGGTCAAGGCGGCGCTCGCGCTCCACTGCAAGATCAACCAGAAGTCGAAGTTCGACAGAAAAAACTATTTTTACCCTGACCTTCCGAAGGGGTATCAGATCTCGCAGTACGACAAGCCCATCGGCGAACACGGGTACATCGAGATCGAGGTGAACGGCGAGACGAAGCGCATTGGCATCACGCGCCTGCACTTGGAGGAGGACGCGGGCAAGTCGATGCACGCCGCGGACGGATCGCACACGCTCGTCGACTACAACCGCACCGGCGTGCCGCTCATCGAAATTGTGTCGGAGCCGGACATCCGCTCGCCGGAAGAGGCGCGGTTATACCTCGAGGCGCTGAAGAGCATCATGGAGTACTGCGACGTGTCCGACTGCAAGATGGAGGAGGGGTCGCTGCGCTGCGACGCCAACATCTCCCTCCGCCCGGTGGGACAGACGGCGTTTGGCAACAAGGTCGAGTTGAAGAACATGAACTCGTTCCGGTTCGTGCAGCGCGCGCTGGAGTACGAGGTCGAGCGGCAGCGCGAGCGGTACGAGAGCGGTGAGCCCGTGATCCAGGAGACCCGCCGCTTCGACGAGGCGACCCAGACGACGGTGTCGATGCGCACGAAGGAAGAGGCGCACGATTACCGCTACTTCCCCGAGCCGGACCTGGTTGATCTCGACATCGACGACGCGTGGCTCGAGCGGATCCGGGCCTCGCTGCCTGAGTTGCCGTCGGCCAAGCGCCGCCGGTATGTAGAGGAACTGGGCCTGCCCCCGTACGACGCGGGCGTGCTCACCTCCGATCCGAAGATGGCCGCGTACTACGAGGCCGTGATCGCGGCCGGCGCCGACGCGAAACAGGCTTCGAACTGGGTGATGAGCGACGTCTCCGGCGCGTTGAACGCCGAGGGCAAGACGTTTGCGGATTGCCCCATTCCGCCTGAGCATCTGGCGGGGCTCATCGGCGAGGTCGCGAGCGGCAAGATCTCGTCGAAGCAGGCGCGCGAGGTGTTCAAGCTGATGTGGGAGACTGGCAAGAGCGCGGCCGAGATCATCAAGGAGAAGGGCTTCGAGCAGATCAGCGATCCGGCCCAGTTGCAGCCCATCATCGACGAGGTCGTGGCGAACAATCCGAAGTCGGTGGCGGACTACAAGGGCGGCAAGGAGCGCGCGCTGGCGGCACTCGTCGGCCAGGTGATGAAGGCGACGCGCGGCAAGGCCAACCCGACGCTGGTGAACGAGATGTTGATCGAGAAGATCAAGAGCCTCTGACGGAGGGATGTTTGGATGGCGAACACCCAATCGCCGCCCGTCGCGGCGGGCGAGGAATACGAGGTCGAGGCGATCCGCCAGAACGACGACGGCGATGGTGTGGCCGCGATCGGCGGGATGACCGTGTTCATCCCGTTTTTGTTGCCCGGTGAACGCGCGCGCGTGAGAATTGAGCAGGTGGAGAAGCGGTTCGCACGCGCACGCCTGTTGGCGCGCGCGAACGACGCGCCGGACCGCGTGGAGCCGCGGTGCCCGGTGTTTGCGCGGTGCGGCGGCTGCCAGGTGCAACACATGGCGTACGCGGCGCAGGCAGCGTGGAAGGAGGCCCGGATTCGGCGGATGGCGGAGCGGCTGGGGCTCGAGGCGGGCGTGGTTCGGCCCATCGAGACCTCGCACACGCCTTACCGCTACCGAAATCAGGTCCAGATGCCCGTGCGCTGGAACGCGACCGCGCAGCGCGTGGAGATGGGCTTCTTCGAGCTCGGCTCCCACGACATGGCCGTGACGGAGACGTGCCTCCTCGTTCCCGAGGCGATGGACGACGTCCTCCGCCGCGCTCGCTGGTTTCTCACGTCGCTCGGGTCGACGGCGCAGTTTGTCCACCACGTCATTGTGCGCCAGTCGCACGCGACGGGCGACATGGCGGTGGTGTTCGCACTGGCGACGGACGATCCGTCTGTCAAGCGATCCGTCGGCCGCTTCCACGCCCCGCAAGTCGTGCAGGTCGCGGTGACCGTCCAGCCGCGCGCCCACGGCCCCGTGTGGGGAGATGGCGCCGAGGTGATGAAAGGGGGGAGCCACCTCGAGGAGAACCTCTGCGGGCTTCGCGTGCGGTGGTCGCCGCGCTCGTTTCTGCAGGTGCAGGCGGACATGGCGGAGCGCATGTACCATCACGTCGTCCGCGCTGTCGAGGTCCGGGAGACGGACGTCGTGATCGACGCGTACTGCGGCATTGGCGCGATGACCCTGCTTCTGGCGAGCCATGCGGCCAGGGCGGTGGGCGTCGAAGAGGTCGAAGACGCCATCGCCGACGCGCGCGCCAACGCCAAGCTGAACAGGGTGCGGAACGCGGAGTTTGTCGTCGATCGCGTGGAGCGCTGGCTGCCGCGCTTCGTGGAAGCAGGGAACCGAGCCGATGTGCTGGTGTTCGACCCGCCGCGAAAGGGCGTGGACAGGGCCGCGATTGAGGCGGCCGCTGAGGCGAACGTCGAGCGGCTGGTCTACGTGTCCTGCAACCCCGCCACGCTGGAGCGCGATCTCCGCCTGCTTGCCGCGCGCGGGTTCTATGTGACGGACATTCAGCCGTTTGACATGTTCCCACAGACGTCGCACGTGGAGTGCGTGGTGACCATGCGGCGAGGGTAGCAGTTGTGCCGGCCCGCCATTCGGCGGGCTCGCTTCCGCGCGTTCTCGAATGGCCCCATCTCACAAAACGACATACCCTCACGTTCGATGGCTGGCGTCTGCTTCTGTGCGAACCGCGTGAATCCAATCGGCGATGTCTTCGATGACCTGTGGATGCACGTGTTGTGGCACCCGGTACTCCCGTTTCGCCTTTCGGATCTCGCCGTAGACAGCTGGCATCAACAGGTGGTTGAGGTTCGGATAGAGCTTGAACGTGGCGTTCGGCCTGCCGCCGAGCAACTGGCGGTACCCGTTGAAATCGTTCTCAACGGACACGTGAAAATCCTTCTCGCCCTGCAGGAGGAGAATGGGCTTCGTCAAATCCCGCAGGTAGCGCTCGGCAGGGTGTTCTCCCATCTCCTTGAAGTAGTAGGCCGAGACGCGCCGGCCTAAGAGTTTCGTCGCCTTGGCCTCTTCATCGCTCAGTTCGTAGAGATGGGCAAATTGCGCAGTCAACTTGGCGATCTGGCGCTCGGCGATTCGTTTCACAAATCGATTGCGCAGGCCGTTGAGGACTGACATATTTTGGTCGATCAGAATCTCCTCAAGTCTCCGAGGCGATCCCGCCATGATGATGAGGCCAGCAAAATCCCCACCCGCCGCGTCGATCCGCGGCGCCAGCATGCCACCCAAGCTGTGACCGATAAGAAAGATCTGGTTCTGGGCCACGCGCGGGTGGTTGCGAAGGAGAGTAGCCGCACGCAAAGCGTCTTCGATGGTCTCCTCCCAGACGGTGATATAGGGGAGGCGGCGCATCTGGTTGCGGTAGACGTAGGTCCGCTTGTCGTAACGAAGTACGGCGATGCCTCGGGCCGTCAGGCCCTCGGCGAGATCGCGAAACGGCGCGTTGTTGCCGACGCGTTCGTCTCGGTCGTTCGGCCCAGAGCCGTGGACCAAGAGCGCGGCTGGCAAGTCGCGCTTTTCCCCGTCCGGTAGGGACAGACGGCCGGGGAGCGGATGGTCCGTTTCCGAGCCGACGATCACCTCTTCCTCGAGCATGAGACCGTCCTCCTCGCCGCGGTGTGTCATACGGAACGAGCTCGACGAAGCCTGAGAATTTCGGAATCGTGTTCCAGTGCGCGCACCGCCAAGGTCTCGAGCATGCGATGGTGCTGCGCTTGCGTGCCTCGCACGTCCACCATGTCCGAACGAAGTCCAGCGTACATCGTGTTGGTGGCAGCCACCATGGAAATCAATTGGGTCAGATGGTGTTCATGGCGTGTCAAGGTGAGGGACTGTTCGTCCAGCAGGCGCCCATGCTCGCGGAGCAGGTTCGTGTGCTCATCCAGCGTCTCGGTGTGGCGCCGTAGGGTCTCGGCTTGCGTCACCAACTGATGCTCGACCGCTGAGAGGCGGGTTTCGACGCGATCCAACCGGGCTTCGACACGGTCGAGGCGTTCTTCGACACGGTCGAGCCGTTCTTCGACGCGGTCAAGCCGCTCCTCGACGCGGTCAAGCCGCTCTTCGACGCGACCGAGCCGCTCTTCGACGCGACCGAGCCGTTCTTCGACACGGTCAAGCCGCTCCTCGACGCGGTCAAGCCTGACTTCGATGCGATCCAACCGCTGCCCGATGTCCTGCTGCAGTCCCGCGACAAGACCCTGAAGTCCCTCGAGAGCCGTCAGAATGGCCTCCGACTGATCCGCCATAGATGATCCACTCCTTTCCTTATTCAAGACGAGCGATGGGGAAACGACGACCGACGTGAATCGATAGAGCGATGATAACCTTGTTCAGAAAGAGGATCAAGAGGATTGGACTTATAATTTTGTAAACTAAATCTACAGGTGGCGAAGTATCGCTTTGCGCCTGTGTGTACATCGTCGGGGCTTACGCTGGGGTCATCATTCACGCTGCCATGTCGAAATGGATACGTTACTATGAATCTATCACATGGATGACGTCGGGTCACCAGAGGTGGACGACGTTTGCCTGGGAGACGCGATGTTCGCAGGGTGGATTGAATTTACGGAGGTATGCATGTGCTGAGAGCGGTCAACACGCCTCACCGCCTGGGCATTGAGGTGAGCGGGGATGCCGAAGATCTTCAAATGTTGTATCAAGCGCTTTCGGAACTGGCCGGGGATGAAGACGAGTGGCCTCAGTTGGAGGAGGCCCGCATTCGTATCCTCGCGGTGTGCTACGATCTTCGCCATGCTCTACAAGGGCACCGCGACGTAGAAGCATACGACAACGGGTTGACGCCCGAGATGATGCGAGCCTGGGGCCGGCTTGGGCCTCGAGAGAACGTTCGTTTCGCCTTTAAGATCCTGTATCCTGAGGCGCTGTTCGTCACGGCGGCTCTGAACGATTTCCTGTTCATCTACACGGGCCCCCATGGCGAAGCCATCACATCTCGAGAACACGCCGATCAGATGGATCTCAACATCGTGTACGGGCGGTATTTCCAGACGCTCGTGCTCCGCTGCGCGGAGGAGATCACCAGTAAAAGCGGCTTCAAGCGCCTGCGCAAGGCGCTGAACACCAAGTTTCCATGGACGTACCAGTACTTCAGTCAATACCTTGACTACCTCGACGAGGAGTTCGTGCGGAAGCGCCCCGAGCGGCGCGGCGTCATCTTACCTACGCTGGTCGAACGAATGACTTCCAAGGGACCCGAATACCAGGAGATGGTGAACGCGATTCGGGCATTTGCAGACGAGCACGGTTGTGAACCGGAGTCGGTCCGGTTCCGTGACGAGATCGACTGGGAGCACCTCGAGTGGTGAGGGCATCCATCTCTATGAGCCGGAACGACTTTCGCAGAAGGTAGCCAGCCCATTGCGCCGTTCCATTCGCGGTGCCTGAATCACGTGACCGCCAGCTCGGCATTGCACGCTGCGGACAGCTTCACGCGGGACGAGGTGGCGTACACGCTGTTTTGCCGCTTGCTCAGCCTCGAGATCATATCGCCCGAGGAATTGGCCTGGCTCCTCGAGCAACTGGTGAGTGACCATCACCTGTTTGCGGGCATCGGGGAAGTCGGAGACGACACTGTCTTCGGACGATCGTTCAGCGTCCTGGTGGCGGGTCACGTCCTCGATGTGGACGCGGCGCATCGCTTGCTCGACGTCGATCTCGTCCACGGCACGATTGCGCGCATCTTGCGGTACGCGGTCGCTGAACGCGATAGGCGTGGCTTCGTGCCCGGCAAGGGCTGGGCGCACAGCGCCGCCCGTACCGCCGACGCGCTCGGCGCCTGCGCGAGGCATCCGGCCGCATTCGAAGCCCATTGGCAGGCCGTCCTTGTCGCGATCGCCAGCGTTGCCGATACCGATGAACCCCTCATCTATCTGGAGGACGAGCGCCTGGCCCTCGCCGAGCGATCCGTCTTTCAAAGGGCCGGTTGGCGTCCGGAACTGTGGAATCCGTGGATCGCCCGCTTTGACCGGCCAAGCGAGTGGACGCCGGAAGTTACAGTTCGACATGCCAACCGCGTGCACCTGCTGCATGCGGCGAGATGCTGTCTCGTTCGCAAAGTGGGGCCGAGCCTCTGGTGCGCGCCATCGATGCGCGGCTCATGGAGATTTGTGTGGATCGAGGGTGAGAAGGGGGAGCGGTCTGAACGACATGCAGGGGTTCCCGGATACACGCGGTTGTTATCCAGGCTCTGTACGCGGACGAGAACGACGGGGATGACCAGGAACGCGACGGCTTTACCACGCCGACGTACGGCGATACACATAGCCACCTTGGCGCAGTCCCTGTATCAACGCCGCAGCGGGGCCCAGTTTGCGACGGAGGCGTGATACGAGTTTGGCGATGCCCTTCGGATTGACGTGCCCCTGCCAAAGGGTTTGGGCAATTTCGTCGCGACTCACGACTTCATCCTCTCGGCTGATGAGGAGATCCAGTAATTTTGCCTCCATCTCGGACAGCGGCACCAAGCGGCGTTCGATGAGCAAACAGCGTTCGCTCTGCTTGTAGCGGACGCCGAGTCCGAGATTGACGGATGCAAGGGGGAGGGAGGGCAGGCCGTCCGGCACACTGAATCGCTTGAGAAATGTCTGCGCATCGCCGCCGATGAAGGTGCGAATGGCGGAGAGCGGGTCGGTCAAAAATCCGGACAGGCCGAGATCCCGGGCGCGTTGCCAGTCGCGCTCGGTCAGCGCCGACCGGACCAAAACGTAATGCCGTCGGTGTCGCGGGGACGACTGCAACATCTCCCAGAATGCATCGCTCAAGTTGAGCGCTCCATCGATGAAGATGTCCTCCGAATCTGCCGCGCCGAGCGCGGTGATGCGCTCGTAGGTCCTGCACGTCCGCAGATCACATCCTTCCAACACGACGGCAAGCATGCGCGCTAGACACAATTCGTCTGTGCACAGGATGATGCGCATGGGTTCACGCTCCTGACCATCCACGCAAACTGCTTCTTCTCAAGTCTACACATTCTTGTGCAATATCCCATGTCCGGAACTGCTATTGCTAGCAAAATGCTAGCGAAATTCCTTTCGTCGATCACGTAGACTACTCTCAGAATCTATCAAAGCAAATTTAGGAGGTTGAAGCGGTGAAACTCGAGTGGATGGTACGCATGTTCGTCGTGGCAGGATTAGGTCTAGTCGCTGTGTGTCCAGTCGTGGCTGCTGATGACAACAGCTCTCTCCAACCATTGGGAACTTACGTTCCACATACGAATACGTCTCAGACTCTAACTCTACCGGGAGGCGAAGGGACGCTTACAGCGAACGTATGGCGCTCGTTCTATGCGTCTCAAACAGGTAATGCGCTAACTTGGGAGTGGCAGGTGTCTGCGGTTTACGCCGGATCGCGCAGTGTGGAATGGATTCGGACGCAGTGGTATAGCCAAGCAGACCTGAGAAACGGCGCATCCATTTCGATGGGGGTTTCTGGTGATTCCGCAAGTGCATCGTATTCGTCTTCGTGGCAAACTGTGAGAACTCCGACGAAATACTGGACCAACAATAATGGGGCCAAGGAATCGGATTACCGAGGCAACCTTGTCATCGGTCCAGCAGTCGATTATCGGCAAGGTTCGATTGTGACGGTCAACACGGCCAGCGTGAAACTTGCCGGTGATCCGAAGACCTACACGATCAGCGCTGGAGTGTGATCCATGAAGCGTGTCCGAAGATGGGAGACCCGCACGTCTGTCTCGCTCGCTGTTTTCGGAGCATTGCTCATCATGACGGCCTGCGGGTCTCAGCCTGCCTATCAGAACTCCGTCGTCATTCCAAGGCCGTCGAATGATCACGAAAACGTGATCGAGGATCCGGTTGATCAGCGGTTCGTCCTCTACGACGAGGAGAACAAAGCCGCCGTAAGTTGGACCAACGTGCCCAACGAGTTTGTTTACAATTTCGCGACGCCCTCTGACGTCTACACCGTCGGCAACAGTCTGACGAATCACTTTTCCATCGTGCGGTTGGTGAACGGAAAGGTGCAGACATTGGATGTGCTTCCCGATCAAGCACACGAGGCAGTGTTTCCCCTTGCCACGAACGGCCGGATGATGTTCTTTCTCTTGGTTCATTATCGCGACGACGGCACCGAAGTGTGGCGCCACATTGTGCGCTGGGACGATCATTCGAAGGCGCTGTCTCCCTTCGAATACGTGGACGGCGCCATCGAGCAAGGCGCACTTGTAGGGACTGACCTCTACTACACCGTCATCCGGCCGGATCGAAGCGTCTGGCTGTATCGTGTGGACGGGACGCGTCTCGACGCTCGCCCTACTCTGGTGTCGACGCGATGGGCTGAGGGGCCGCTGCTTTCGTGCGAAGGGGACCTGCTCACGGTGAAAGGCCATCGCCTGATGTTCGGCTCACACTCATTGCCTGTGAGAGCGGTGAATCTGGTGACACCGAACGGGATACTCGTCCAATTCGATGAAGACGAGAACTCGTTGACCACGCGCGCAGATGTGTATGAGCTGAGGGACGGCCGACGAATTGGCGGTGCCATCAACGTAGAGGGGTTTCAATGGGTACAAAACGGTATTCAATTGGACTGTAAGGGCCATATCGAGACCGTTTTCTGGAGTGAAACAGGCGGGATCGGAGAGATTCACGGATGATCGTCTTACAGGAGGTCCGCAAACGATATGGCGAACGCGAAATCTTGAGCGGTATCACGGTCACGTTGGAAACGGGGCGGGTCTATGCCATCGCAGGGCCAAGTGGCTCCGGAAAGACGACACTTCTTCAAATTTTGGCTGGCTACGAACACCCAACCTCCGGGACGGTACAAGCGCGGAAGACCTTGCGCCTTGAGTACGCTCCTCAAGATTTTCTTCTCTTTTCCAATCTGACGGTTTGGAATCACCTGCGTCTCAAAGCGGCAGCCAGGCGGCTGCAAGAGAGATGGGAGGAGCGTGCGCACCGACTTTTGGCTGACCTCGGAATCGCGAACCATTGCCGTGCGCCGGTCGGTACGCTTTCAGGCGGAGAGCGACGGCGACTTCAACTTGCTATCGCACTGCTGCCCCCTTCCAATGTGCTTTTATTGGACGAACCGACCTCGAATCTCGATGCGATTGCGTCGGAGCAAGTGTGGGAGACGTTGGCGCGGGAAGGTGCGGGCAAGACGATGGTCATCTGTAGTCACGCGCCGATACCGGCGCGATTGGAGCCTGTACGCTGGCAACTGCGGGGAGGCGTGCTTGATGTGGAGTGATGGCAAGATCTTGCGCAGCGCGGCCCGAATGATGCGAGCCAAAGCGCCGATCCAGTTTCGCCTTGCCGCCGCTACCTTGTTCGTCGCCGCCTTTGCGCTATCAACTATGGGCTTATTTGCATGGCGCGTCGTTCAGGATGCCAAGCGCCAATTCGTAACGAACACCGCCGTTCACGTGATCCTTGTAACCTCCAGGTCTTTAGGCGAGCAGGATCTCCCGCGTCCCGTCCAGTGGCAAGATCGGCAGCGTATCCAAGAAATCCTCGACCAATCGCTGTCCGACGCGGGTGCCCGGGCCTGGAATGTCTATCAGATCAATTTCGGCATCACCGATTCCGAAGGGCGCGCAGATTGGGTGGAATCTGTGGATCCGGGTGCCGCATCGCTCCTTGGTCTTGCGCAGATGCGCGATGACACCGCCTATACCACGTCGTCTAAGGCTTCTCGCTTGATTCTCTACGTTCCCGTCGTGCGCCAAACGCAGGGTGGCTATGAAAGTGATCGGCGTATTCCCATGACCCTTACACGGGTCGAA from Alicyclobacillus acidocaldarius subsp. acidocaldarius DSM 446 carries:
- the gatB gene encoding Asp-tRNA(Asn)/Glu-tRNA(Gln) amidotransferase subunit GatB; translated protein: MNYETIIGLEVHVELKTDTKIFCGCRNDSKSEPNTNVCPVCLGHPGTLPVLNERALELAVKAALALHCKINQKSKFDRKNYFYPDLPKGYQISQYDKPIGEHGYIEIEVNGETKRIGITRLHLEEDAGKSMHAADGSHTLVDYNRTGVPLIEIVSEPDIRSPEEARLYLEALKSIMEYCDVSDCKMEEGSLRCDANISLRPVGQTAFGNKVELKNMNSFRFVQRALEYEVERQRERYESGEPVIQETRRFDEATQTTVSMRTKEEAHDYRYFPEPDLVDLDIDDAWLERIRASLPELPSAKRRRYVEELGLPPYDAGVLTSDPKMAAYYEAVIAAGADAKQASNWVMSDVSGALNAEGKTFADCPIPPEHLAGLIGEVASGKISSKQAREVFKLMWETGKSAAEIIKEKGFEQISDPAQLQPIIDEVVANNPKSVADYKGGKERALAALVGQVMKATRGKANPTLVNEMLIEKIKSL
- the rlmD gene encoding 23S rRNA (uracil(1939)-C(5))-methyltransferase RlmD; translated protein: MANTQSPPVAAGEEYEVEAIRQNDDGDGVAAIGGMTVFIPFLLPGERARVRIEQVEKRFARARLLARANDAPDRVEPRCPVFARCGGCQVQHMAYAAQAAWKEARIRRMAERLGLEAGVVRPIETSHTPYRYRNQVQMPVRWNATAQRVEMGFFELGSHDMAVTETCLLVPEAMDDVLRRARWFLTSLGSTAQFVHHVIVRQSHATGDMAVVFALATDDPSVKRSVGRFHAPQVVQVAVTVQPRAHGPVWGDGAEVMKGGSHLEENLCGLRVRWSPRSFLQVQADMAERMYHHVVRAVEVRETDVVIDAYCGIGAMTLLLASHAARAVGVEEVEDAIADARANAKLNRVRNAEFVVDRVERWLPRFVEAGNRADVLVFDPPRKGVDRAAIEAAAEANVERLVYVSCNPATLERDLRLLAARGFYVTDIQPFDMFPQTSHVECVVTMRRG
- a CDS encoding alpha/beta hydrolase family protein; the protein is MLEEEVIVGSETDHPLPGRLSLPDGEKRDLPAALLVHGSGPNDRDERVGNNAPFRDLAEGLTARGIAVLRYDKRTYVYRNQMRRLPYITVWEETIEDALRAATLLRNHPRVAQNQIFLIGHSLGGMLAPRIDAAGGDFAGLIIMAGSPRRLEEILIDQNMSVLNGLRNRFVKRIAERQIAKLTAQFAHLYELSDEEAKATKLLGRRVSAYYFKEMGEHPAERYLRDLTKPILLLQGEKDFHVSVENDFNGYRQLLGGRPNATFKLYPNLNHLLMPAVYGEIRKAKREYRVPQHVHPQVIEDIADWIHAVRTEADASHRT
- a CDS encoding DUF6904 family protein gives rise to the protein MHVLRAVNTPHRLGIEVSGDAEDLQMLYQALSELAGDEDEWPQLEEARIRILAVCYDLRHALQGHRDVEAYDNGLTPEMMRAWGRLGPRENVRFAFKILYPEALFVTAALNDFLFIYTGPHGEAITSREHADQMDLNIVYGRYFQTLVLRCAEEITSKSGFKRLRKALNTKFPWTYQYFSQYLDYLDEEFVRKRPERRGVILPTLVERMTSKGPEYQEMVNAIRAFADEHGCEPESVRFRDEIDWEHLEW
- a CDS encoding DUF2785 domain-containing protein, translating into MSDHHLFAGIGEVGDDTVFGRSFSVLVAGHVLDVDAAHRLLDVDLVHGTIARILRYAVAERDRRGFVPGKGWAHSAARTADALGACARHPAAFEAHWQAVLVAIASVADTDEPLIYLEDERLALAERSVFQRAGWRPELWNPWIARFDRPSEWTPEVTVRHANRVHLLHAARCCLVRKVGPSLWCAPSMRGSWRFVWIEGEKGERSERHAGVPGYTRLLSRLCTRTRTTGMTRNATALPRRRTAIHIATLAQSLYQRRSGAQFATEA
- a CDS encoding winged helix-turn-helix domain-containing protein, coding for MRIILCTDELCLARMLAVVLEGCDLRTCRTYERITALGAADSEDIFIDGALNLSDAFWEMLQSSPRHRRHYVLVRSALTERDWQRARDLGLSGFLTDPLSAIRTFIGGDAQTFLKRFSVPDGLPSLPLASVNLGLGVRYKQSERCLLIERRLVPLSEMEAKLLDLLISREDEVVSRDEIAQTLWQGHVNPKGIAKLVSRLRRKLGPAAALIQGLRQGGYVYRRTSAW
- a CDS encoding ATP-binding cassette domain-containing protein, with the protein product MIVLQEVRKRYGEREILSGITVTLETGRVYAIAGPSGSGKTTLLQILAGYEHPTSGTVQARKTLRLEYAPQDFLLFSNLTVWNHLRLKAAARRLQERWEERAHRLLADLGIANHCRAPVGTLSGGERRRLQLAIALLPPSNVLLLDEPTSNLDAIASEQVWETLAREGAGKTMVICSHAPIPARLEPVRWQLRGGVLDVE